The following are from one region of the Etheostoma spectabile isolate EspeVRDwgs_2016 chromosome 15, UIUC_Espe_1.0, whole genome shotgun sequence genome:
- the LOC116703459 gene encoding protein SCO1 homolog, mitochondrial yields MALCVLYTSLGCRLCHTNVKLLQTYTQTQTARFVHNVLRKEAGLKHALSPRRAHCCPVTVSQWNTCRTTQHSRPFSSLPPPPSSGDKKKSGPVTWKSLAITFAIGGTLLGAMKYFKKEKEELIEKERTKSIGRPALGGPFLLIDHNNKPTKSEDFLGQWVLIYFGFTHCPDICPDEIEKMIEVVDEIDKIKSLPNLTPILITIDPARDTAEAMAAYVKEFSQKLIGLTGTTAQIEQVSRSFRVYYSQGPKDEDNDYIVDHTIIMYLVGPDGEFVEYYGQNKRSVEISNSIAAYMRKHKKAK; encoded by the exons ATGGCGCTGTGTGTCTTATATACCAGCCTAGGATGCCGGTTGTGCCACACTAACGTTAAACTcttacaaacatatacacagacCCAAACGGCCAGATTCGTACACAATGTTTTACGGAAAGAAGCGGGACTGAAACACGCACTGTCACCGCGGAGAGCTCACTGCTGCCCG GTGACTGTGAGTCAGTGGAACACCTGCAGAACAACTCAACACTCGAGACCATTTTCCTCGTTACCTCCACCGCCTTCATCAGGAGATAAGAAGAAGTCTGGG CCGGTGACGTGGAAATCTTTGGCGATAACATTTGCTATTGGAGGCACTCTGCTTGGGGCGATGAAATAtttcaagaaagaaaaggaagaat TGATTGAAAAAGAGCGGACCAAATCGATCGGTCGACCGGCGCTGGGCGGTCCCTTCTTGCTCATCGATCACAACAACAAGCCCACCAAGAGCGAGGACTTCCTCGGCCAGTGGGTCCTCATCTATTTTGGCTTTACTCACTGCCCCGATATCTGCCCGGACGAAATAGAGAAAATGATTGAGGTGGTGGATGAAATAG ATAAAATAAAGTCTCTTCCAAACCTGACACCTATCCTCATCACCATTGATCCTGCGAGGGACACAGCAGAGGCCATGGCTGCATATGTGAAAG aattttCCCAGAAGCTGATTGGCCTGACAGGAACAACTGCCCAGATTGAGCAGGTTTCCAGATCCTTCCGAGTGTATTACAGCCAGGGACCAAAGGACGAGGACAACGACTACATA GTGGATCACACCATCATCATGTACCTGGTGGGACCTGACGGAGAATTTGTGGAGTATTATGGACAGAACAAAAGAAGTGTGGAGATCAGCAACTCAATAGCAGCATATATGAGGAAGCACAAGAAGGCAAAGTGA
- the tmem220 gene encoding transmembrane protein 220 has translation MGEVCQEVNSWLSVMWRVCNLFMSLFFALATYVQINDPDAGLWMVGYGVPAVLCAFIGLTPHLTETLPWRRVADLHVMVSSSVVAMLGWRLYRERITEIFQQEQGREFSGLMLTIVWLLMCRHSGRAPVGMLRVSTAVAITVFPFVAWLYYYVNKELTADWPSHCKTAI, from the exons atggggGAAGTTTGTCAAGAGGTGAACTCATGGCTATCTGTCATGTGGCGAGTCTGCAACTTGTTCATGTCTTTATTCTTCGCTCTTGCGACATATGTACAG ATCAATGATCCAGACGCAGGGTTATGGATG GTTGGTTATGGTGTCCCTGCAgtcctgtgtgcattcattgGCTTGACCCCCCATTTGACAG AGACGTTGCCATGGAGGCGTGTTGCTGATCTCCATGTGATGGTTTCCAGCTCCGTTGTTGCCATGTTGGGATGGAGACTCTACAGAGAACGGATCACAGAGATCTTCCAACAGGAGCAGGGCAG AGAATTTTCTGGTCTCATGTTGACCATCGTTTGGCTTCTCATGTGTCGCCACTCTGGAAG GGCTCCAGTCGGGATGCTCCGAGTCTCAACAGCCGTTGCCATCACGGTCTTCCCGTTTGTGGCCTGGCTCTACTACTACGTCAATAAGGAGCTGACAGCAGACTGGCCTTCACATTGTAAAACTGCCATTTAG